The following coding sequences are from one Granulicella arctica window:
- a CDS encoding citrate synthase encodes MSTSVATKGLEGIVATTSSICWIDGDAGVLSYRGIDIHELATKSTFEETTYLLWFGRLPKAAELADFTKELADARHLPAKVIDLLHSVPTDATPMQVLRTAVSLLSIYDADEADSSHDANVRKSFRLTAQIAMIVAIFDRIRKGKALIEADHSLSHAANFLWMLNGEKPSDTATRAFDIALVLHADHELNASTFAARVIAATLADIHSAITGAIGALKGPLHGGANEATMRLLYAIDKAGADPVEYVKQMFAEKKKISGFGHRVYHTEDPRATHLRRMSEELGRAAGSTKWFDMSRKIELFVKEQKKLNANVDFYSASTYTTLGIDIDLFTPIFAVSRISGWAAHVIEQHDDNRLIRPRADYLGPEYPAPYIPLNQR; translated from the coding sequence ATGTCCACATCCGTTGCAACCAAAGGCCTTGAGGGCATCGTCGCCACCACCTCCTCCATCTGCTGGATCGACGGCGACGCTGGCGTCCTCTCCTATCGCGGTATCGACATCCATGAGCTCGCCACAAAGTCCACCTTTGAAGAGACCACCTACCTCCTCTGGTTTGGCCGACTTCCGAAAGCCGCAGAGCTGGCCGACTTCACCAAAGAGCTGGCCGACGCCCGCCACCTACCCGCAAAGGTCATCGACCTCCTCCACAGCGTCCCCACCGACGCCACCCCCATGCAGGTCCTTCGCACCGCCGTCTCTCTCCTTAGCATCTACGACGCAGACGAAGCCGACAGCTCGCACGATGCCAACGTCCGCAAGTCCTTCCGGCTGACCGCGCAGATCGCCATGATCGTCGCCATCTTCGACCGCATCCGCAAAGGCAAGGCTCTCATCGAGGCAGACCACTCCCTCTCGCACGCAGCCAACTTCCTCTGGATGCTCAACGGCGAGAAGCCCTCCGACACCGCCACCCGCGCCTTCGACATCGCCCTCGTCCTCCACGCCGACCACGAGCTCAACGCCAGCACCTTCGCCGCCCGCGTCATCGCCGCTACCCTCGCCGACATTCACTCCGCCATTACCGGGGCCATCGGGGCACTCAAAGGACCGCTTCACGGCGGAGCCAACGAGGCCACGATGCGCCTGCTCTACGCCATCGACAAAGCCGGAGCCGATCCGGTCGAGTACGTCAAGCAAATGTTCGCCGAGAAGAAAAAGATCTCCGGCTTCGGCCACCGCGTCTATCACACCGAAGACCCACGCGCCACGCACCTTCGCCGCATGTCCGAAGAGCTGGGACGCGCCGCAGGCAGCACCAAGTGGTTCGACATGTCCCGCAAGATCGAGCTCTTCGTCAAGGAACAGAAGAAGCTCAACGCCAACGTCGACTTCTACTCCGCCTCCACCTACACCACCCTCGGCATCGACATCGACCTCTTCACCCCCATCTTCGCCGTCAGCCGCATCTCCGGCTGGGCCGCGCACGTCATCGAGCAGCACGACGACAACCGCCTCATCCGACCCCGCGCCGACTATCTCGGCCCCGAATATCCTGCACCATACATTCCGCTCAATCAACGCTAG
- a CDS encoding cysteine desulfurase family protein — protein sequence MRRIYMDANATTPLLPEVYEAMRPFWIESFGNASSIHQQGQQARAAVDHARDSITHLLHCRTSEIVFTSGGTEGDNLALFGTLQDGDHLITTQIEHHAVLHAAEALAKRNIEVTFLPCAPNGLIEPATLRAALRPNTKLVSIMLANNETGTIQPIAELAAIAHAAGALFHTDAVQAGGKLPLDLSPKGDLKDIDLLTLSGHKMYAPQGTGILFVRRNVRLAPLFHGGTHERQRRAGTENVPGIVALGKAAELAAAWLKTEASASLTNLRDRLEQGILAAVDEAGVNGAGTPRVANTSNLYFDHVEAEALVIALDLKGLAVSGGSACQSGATEPSHVLTAMNLSPARARASIRFSLSRLTTEDEIDYALTLIPAAVARLRTLSPTYRKPALATA from the coding sequence ATGCGCCGGATCTACATGGACGCGAACGCCACCACACCTCTACTCCCCGAGGTCTACGAGGCGATGCGCCCCTTCTGGATCGAGAGCTTCGGCAACGCCAGCTCCATCCACCAGCAGGGCCAGCAGGCGCGAGCCGCCGTCGATCACGCCCGCGACTCCATCACTCATCTCCTGCACTGCCGCACCTCCGAGATCGTCTTCACCTCCGGAGGCACCGAAGGCGACAACCTCGCCCTCTTCGGCACCCTCCAGGACGGCGACCACCTCATCACCACGCAGATCGAGCACCACGCTGTCCTCCACGCAGCCGAAGCCCTAGCCAAGCGCAATATCGAAGTAACCTTCCTGCCCTGCGCCCCAAACGGCCTCATCGAGCCTGCAACCCTCCGCGCCGCCCTCCGCCCAAACACCAAGCTCGTCAGCATCATGCTCGCCAACAACGAGACCGGTACCATCCAACCCATCGCCGAGCTCGCCGCCATCGCCCACGCAGCCGGAGCCCTCTTCCACACCGACGCCGTCCAAGCCGGAGGCAAGCTCCCCCTCGACCTAAGCCCCAAAGGCGACCTCAAAGATATCGATCTGCTCACCCTCTCCGGACACAAGATGTACGCGCCGCAAGGCACCGGCATCCTCTTCGTCCGCCGCAACGTCCGCCTCGCGCCTCTCTTCCACGGAGGAACCCACGAGCGCCAGCGCCGCGCCGGAACCGAGAACGTCCCCGGCATCGTAGCCCTCGGCAAAGCCGCCGAGCTTGCCGCCGCTTGGCTCAAGACCGAAGCCTCCGCATCCCTGACTAACCTCCGCGACCGTCTCGAGCAAGGCATCCTCGCCGCCGTCGACGAAGCCGGAGTCAACGGCGCAGGTACACCTCGCGTCGCCAACACCAGCAACCTCTACTTCGATCACGTCGAAGCCGAAGCCCTCGTCATCGCCCTCGATCTCAAAGGTCTTGCCGTCAGCGGAGGCTCCGCCTGCCAATCCGGCGCCACCGAGCCCTCGCACGTTCTCACCGCGATGAACCTCTCCCCCGCCCGCGCCCGCGCCAGTATCCGCTTCTCCCTCTCCCGCCTCACCACCGAAGACGAGATCGACTACGCCCTCACCCTCATCCCAGCCGCCGTAGCCCGCCTCCGCACCCTCAGCCCCACCTATCGCAAGCCCGCGCTAGCCACCGCTTAA
- a CDS encoding sortase, translated as MRARSRSASLIHSLELTLWIAGIAAIGYCLSICVIAFASQRAATSIAQAANSSQPQPQVPPKQQGGEAHVIGQLVIPQLALTVPVFANDDPTSLRRGVGHIEGTANPGGLGTIALAGHRDTYFRPLRRIAAKMQILLSDPSGVYHYEVDSTEIVTPDHVEVIATRSTPAMTLITCYPFDFVGAAPRRFIVHAHLLSVAADTKIKPEDQP; from the coding sequence GTGAGAGCTCGAAGCAGAAGCGCATCCCTCATCCACAGTCTCGAACTCACTCTCTGGATCGCAGGGATTGCAGCCATCGGATATTGCCTTTCGATCTGCGTAATTGCATTCGCTTCACAGAGGGCCGCCACCAGCATCGCTCAGGCGGCCAACTCATCTCAGCCTCAACCTCAGGTTCCTCCCAAACAGCAGGGCGGCGAAGCACACGTCATCGGACAGCTCGTCATCCCCCAGCTCGCACTCACCGTCCCCGTCTTCGCAAATGACGATCCGACCAGCCTCCGGCGCGGCGTCGGCCACATCGAAGGAACCGCCAACCCCGGTGGCCTCGGCACGATAGCACTCGCCGGACACCGCGATACCTACTTCCGCCCCCTGCGTCGTATCGCCGCAAAGATGCAGATTCTCTTATCCGATCCATCCGGCGTCTACCACTACGAGGTCGATTCCACCGAGATCGTCACACCCGATCACGTCGAGGTGATCGCAACCCGCTCGACTCCAGCAATGACCCTGATCACCTGCTACCCCTTCGACTTTGTCGGAGCCGCACCACGCCGGTTCATCGTTCATGCACATCTCCTGTCGGTCGCAGCAGACACCAAAATCAAGCCCGAAGACCAACCGTAA
- a CDS encoding DinB family protein: MKRQGIIAVLALACCSVVGAQAQTAAAPTVKAGTLIEPAKSFDTTLSGFEDEMIGVAKAMPAEKYNFAPSAAIFVPTQTTKYEGVRPFGAMVVHIAQANYFYGGALSGLKPDVDVKALSSLTDKDKIVAALETSFVFVHKAIGTLTDQNAFESVHGTQTRASLAGGVVAHGFDHYGQLVEYLRMNGITPPASEKK; this comes from the coding sequence ATGAAACGACAAGGAATTATCGCGGTATTGGCGCTGGCTTGTTGCAGCGTTGTGGGCGCTCAGGCACAGACGGCAGCGGCTCCGACAGTGAAGGCGGGGACGCTGATTGAACCGGCGAAGAGCTTTGATACGACTTTGAGTGGGTTCGAGGACGAGATGATTGGCGTGGCGAAGGCGATGCCCGCGGAGAAGTACAACTTCGCTCCGAGTGCGGCGATCTTTGTTCCGACGCAGACGACGAAGTATGAGGGCGTGCGTCCGTTTGGCGCGATGGTGGTGCATATCGCGCAGGCAAACTACTTCTACGGTGGGGCGCTTAGTGGGCTGAAGCCGGATGTTGATGTGAAGGCGCTCTCGAGCCTGACGGACAAGGACAAGATCGTGGCTGCGCTGGAGACTTCCTTCGTGTTTGTGCATAAGGCGATAGGGACGTTGACGGACCAGAACGCGTTTGAGAGCGTGCACGGGACGCAGACGCGGGCTAGTCTGGCAGGCGGGGTGGTGGCGCATGGGTTTGACCACTATGGGCAGCTTGTCGAGTATCTGCGGATGAATGGGATTACACCGCCGGCGAGCGAGAAGAAGTAA
- a CDS encoding NAD(P)/FAD-dependent oxidoreductase, whose protein sequence is MHHPDICIAGAGIIGLSLALELHHRGARVTILDRDAALTHASIAAAGMLAAHDPENPSPLKPLSELSVSLYPKFLSTIESLSGLAVPFQTSKTLQSHSSYPDSSDATLVPTLTPGNHRFAFLEEHSIDPRQLAAALLAAVRNTPIQLLEQTPLLHFTETSHCIRIETSYGTLETKRLVITSGAWSPAPVLPRKGQMLTVALPPTLSLREVIRTPEIYIVPRTQGPRTGHALIGATVEDAGFDTTTHPADLARLRALAAELLPALADETHCPIVDQWAGLRPATPDALPILGQPSPSSNLVFATGHYRNGILLAPATALVLAQLLSGENPSINLAPFSPDRFPTTGHIAQ, encoded by the coding sequence ATGCATCATCCCGATATCTGTATCGCGGGAGCAGGGATCATCGGTCTTTCGCTTGCGCTCGAACTCCACCATCGCGGAGCCCGTGTCACCATCCTCGACCGCGACGCCGCGCTCACTCACGCAAGTATCGCCGCCGCCGGCATGCTCGCCGCACACGACCCCGAAAATCCATCTCCACTGAAACCCCTCTCTGAGCTAAGTGTTTCGCTCTATCCCAAATTCCTCTCCACCATCGAAAGCCTCTCCGGCCTCGCCGTTCCCTTCCAAACGAGCAAAACCCTCCAATCGCACTCCAGCTACCCGGATAGTTCCGACGCAACGCTCGTCCCCACACTCACTCCCGGCAACCATCGCTTCGCCTTTCTCGAAGAGCACAGCATCGACCCGCGCCAGCTCGCCGCCGCCCTACTCGCCGCCGTGCGCAACACGCCCATCCAACTGCTCGAACAAACACCGCTCCTCCATTTCACGGAGACCAGCCATTGCATTCGCATAGAAACCAGCTACGGTACGCTCGAAACCAAACGCCTCGTCATCACCTCAGGAGCATGGAGCCCAGCCCCCGTCCTCCCACGCAAGGGCCAGATGCTCACCGTCGCTTTACCCCCAACGCTCTCCCTGCGTGAGGTCATCCGCACGCCGGAGATCTACATCGTTCCGCGCACACAAGGGCCACGCACCGGTCACGCTCTGATCGGTGCAACCGTCGAAGACGCCGGCTTCGATACCACAACGCATCCCGCCGATCTCGCCCGCCTCCGCGCCCTCGCCGCCGAACTTTTACCCGCGCTCGCCGACGAAACCCATTGCCCCATCGTCGACCAATGGGCCGGTCTCCGTCCCGCCACACCCGACGCGCTCCCGATCCTCGGCCAGCCCTCTCCGTCGTCAAATCTGGTCTTCGCAACCGGCCACTACCGCAACGGAATCCTCCTCGCACCCGCAACAGCCCTTGTCTTGGCGCAACTCCTGAGCGGCGAAAATCCCTCCATCAACCTCGCACCCTTCTCTCCCGACCGCTTTCCCACTACCGGACATATCGCACAATAG
- a CDS encoding acetyl-CoA C-acetyltransferase — MQDVVIVAAARTAVGKFQGALSEMTAVQLGAAVVREVVRRAGIDPVSVDECLMGCVLPAGLGQNPARQAALQGGLADTVSAMTLNMVCGSGLKAVALAAQSVMTGTAEIVVAGGMESMSNAAYLLPGARRGLRMGDAAVVDSMVKDGLWCACEDWHMGMTGELVAEKHAITREEQDAYALASHRKAAAAWREGRFDAEVVPVAVPSRKGPAVMFAKDESVREDTSIEALAALKPAFKKDGTVTAGNAPAVNDAAAAVLVMSAARARELGLTPMVTIKAQATSGVAPKWVMLAPVTGVRRVLGRAGWALEDVDLFELNEAFSVQALGVMKELGLDAARVNVNGGAVAIGHPIGASGARVLVTLIHEMMRRDVKRGVAALCLGGGNSVALAVER, encoded by the coding sequence ATGCAGGATGTGGTGATCGTTGCGGCGGCACGGACGGCGGTGGGGAAGTTTCAGGGAGCGTTGTCGGAGATGACGGCGGTGCAGCTTGGCGCGGCGGTGGTGCGTGAGGTGGTGCGTCGTGCGGGGATTGATCCGGTCAGTGTGGACGAGTGTTTGATGGGATGCGTGCTGCCTGCGGGGCTGGGACAGAATCCTGCGCGTCAAGCAGCATTGCAGGGCGGGCTTGCGGATACGGTGTCGGCGATGACGCTGAACATGGTGTGCGGCAGCGGGTTGAAGGCGGTCGCGCTTGCGGCGCAGAGTGTGATGACGGGGACGGCGGAGATTGTGGTGGCTGGTGGGATGGAGTCGATGTCGAACGCGGCATATCTGTTGCCTGGAGCACGGAGGGGGCTTCGGATGGGCGACGCTGCTGTTGTCGACTCGATGGTGAAGGATGGGCTGTGGTGCGCGTGCGAGGACTGGCACATGGGCATGACGGGCGAGTTGGTTGCGGAGAAGCATGCGATCACGCGCGAGGAGCAGGATGCGTATGCGCTGGCTTCGCATCGGAAGGCTGCGGCTGCATGGAGGGAGGGGCGGTTCGATGCGGAGGTGGTTCCGGTTGCGGTGCCGTCGCGCAAGGGCCCGGCGGTGATGTTTGCGAAGGATGAGAGTGTGCGGGAGGATACTTCGATTGAGGCGCTTGCTGCATTGAAGCCGGCGTTCAAGAAGGATGGGACGGTGACGGCGGGGAATGCTCCGGCGGTGAACGATGCGGCGGCTGCGGTGCTGGTGATGTCAGCGGCTCGCGCTCGCGAGTTGGGGCTGACGCCGATGGTGACGATCAAGGCGCAGGCGACGAGTGGCGTTGCGCCGAAGTGGGTGATGCTTGCTCCGGTGACTGGCGTGCGCAGGGTGTTGGGGAGAGCAGGGTGGGCGCTCGAGGATGTGGATCTGTTCGAATTGAATGAGGCGTTCAGTGTGCAGGCGCTCGGGGTGATGAAGGAGTTAGGTCTGGATGCGGCGCGTGTGAATGTAAATGGTGGGGCGGTGGCGATCGGACATCCGATTGGAGCGAGTGGGGCGCGGGTGCTGGTGACGCTGATCCACGAGATGATGCGGCGCGATGTAAAGAGAGGTGTGGCGGCGCTATGTTTGGGCGGAGGGAACTCGGTGGCGCTGGCGGTGGAGCGGTAG
- a CDS encoding MFS transporter, producing the protein MDVSAQVDDRKSILTRTPLMALAIAAFGIGTSEFIIMGLLPNLATYFNVSIPKAGALVSGYALSVTIGAPIVALATARLERKFALLLLMGVFTLGNLACAVAPTYNLLFAARVLTALCHGAFFGIGSIVATNLVPRNQRSQAIALMFSGLTLANVLGVPAGTALGQALGWRASFWAIVPIGLAAAAAVFFLVPQQPATQANLLHEFRVLRKPQVLLVLSMSTLTSVSLFCVFTYVAPMLETVTHVSPHVVTLTLLLFGIGITIGNLAGGSLSDWRPLAFLNGALLVLIAANLALYFIEPFAIPAIAGILIWGAIQFAAGAPLQSRIVDQASAAPNLASTLNQGAFNFGNATGASLGGMMLTAGYSYRQLPFASAAVTLVALVLALISTKLDRRQPL; encoded by the coding sequence ATGGACGTTTCTGCCCAAGTCGACGACCGCAAAAGCATTCTGACCCGAACCCCGCTCATGGCGCTCGCCATAGCCGCCTTCGGAATCGGCACCTCTGAGTTCATCATCATGGGCCTGCTTCCCAACCTCGCGACCTACTTCAATGTGAGCATCCCCAAGGCTGGCGCGCTCGTCTCCGGCTATGCCCTCAGCGTTACCATCGGAGCCCCCATCGTCGCGCTCGCCACCGCCCGGCTCGAGCGCAAGTTCGCTCTTCTCCTTCTCATGGGAGTCTTCACTCTCGGCAACCTCGCCTGCGCCGTCGCTCCCACCTACAACCTGCTCTTCGCCGCCCGCGTCCTCACCGCCCTCTGCCACGGCGCCTTCTTCGGCATCGGCAGCATCGTTGCGACCAACCTCGTCCCCCGCAACCAGCGCTCGCAGGCCATCGCGCTCATGTTCTCCGGACTCACCCTCGCCAACGTCCTCGGCGTCCCCGCAGGCACAGCGCTCGGTCAAGCCCTCGGCTGGAGAGCCTCCTTCTGGGCCATCGTCCCCATCGGCCTCGCCGCAGCCGCAGCCGTCTTCTTCCTTGTCCCGCAACAGCCCGCAACGCAAGCGAATCTCCTGCACGAGTTCCGCGTCCTCCGCAAACCGCAGGTCCTGCTCGTCCTCTCCATGAGCACCCTCACCTCCGTCTCCCTCTTCTGCGTCTTCACCTACGTCGCCCCCATGCTCGAGACCGTCACCCACGTCTCACCGCACGTCGTCACCCTCACGCTCCTGCTCTTCGGCATCGGCATCACCATCGGCAACCTCGCGGGCGGCAGCCTCAGCGACTGGCGCCCCTTGGCCTTCCTCAACGGAGCACTCCTCGTCCTCATCGCCGCCAACCTCGCGCTCTACTTCATCGAACCCTTCGCCATCCCTGCCATCGCAGGCATCCTCATCTGGGGAGCCATCCAGTTCGCCGCCGGAGCTCCACTCCAGTCCCGCATCGTCGACCAGGCATCCGCCGCGCCCAACCTCGCCTCCACCCTCAACCAGGGAGCCTTCAACTTCGGCAACGCCACCGGAGCCTCACTCGGAGGCATGATGCTCACCGCAGGATACAGCTACCGCCAGCTCCCCTTCGCCAGCGCCGCTGTCACACTCGTAGCACTCGTACTCGCTCTCATCTCCACCAAACTAGACCGCAGACAACCCCTGTAG
- a CDS encoding glutathione peroxidase: MSLYEIPLNTLSGEATTLAPFQGQVLLIVNTASKCGLTPQYEGLEKLYSTYKHCGFSVLGFPANDFAGQEPGTSEEIQNFCTTSYNVTFPLFEKVAVVGPEKAPLYEALVEAQPVARIADPGFKDKLRGYGLTVNEAPELTWNFEKFLVNRKGQVVGRFAPDTLPSDPNLVQAIEAALPPL; encoded by the coding sequence ATGTCCCTCTACGAAATCCCTCTCAACACCCTGTCCGGCGAAGCCACCACCCTCGCCCCCTTCCAGGGACAGGTCCTGCTCATCGTGAACACCGCCTCCAAGTGCGGCCTCACCCCCCAATACGAAGGTCTCGAGAAGCTCTACAGCACCTATAAGCACTGCGGCTTCAGCGTCCTGGGCTTCCCCGCTAACGACTTCGCCGGACAGGAGCCCGGCACCAGCGAAGAGATCCAGAACTTCTGCACCACCAGCTACAACGTCACCTTCCCTCTGTTCGAGAAGGTCGCCGTCGTCGGCCCCGAAAAAGCCCCTCTGTATGAGGCCCTCGTCGAAGCCCAGCCCGTCGCCCGCATCGCCGACCCCGGCTTCAAGGACAAGCTCCGCGGCTACGGCCTCACCGTCAACGAGGCCCCCGAGCTCACCTGGAACTTCGAGAAGTTCCTCGTCAACCGCAAGGGCCAGGTCGTCGGACGCTTCGCCCCCGACACCCTCCCCAGCGATCCCAACCTCGTCCAGGCCATCGAAGCCGCGCTCCCACCCCTCTAA
- a CDS encoding APC family permease: protein MAITDVLLGKPLATSEERAEHIGVAAGIPIFGLDALTSAAYGPEQALYLLIPLGMYGIKYLLPIIVSILILLVIVFFSYRQTIAAYPSGGGSYTVASENLGMGAGLLAAAALMIDYILTAAVGISAGVTALTSAVEGLQRYQLEICLVILAILVVVNLRGVKDTGAAFILPTFLFIGTLLTLIGVGVFKTFAAGGHPVAVAVMPTALPQTVKYLGIWMLMKAFSSGCAAMTGVEAVSNGVMAFGEPRAKKAQYTLTVIIAILIVLLYGTAWLTKHYQIMAMDPDQAHYQSLLSLLVAAVFGRGWFYFVTMGSVLLALALSANTAFADFPRLTRAIAMHDYLPHVFILRGRRLLFSHGVYALTGFTAVILILFRGVTDRLIPLYAIGAFLAFTLSQAGMVVHWKKQEGDHEGRGWHMFVNGVGAVATGLTTIIVLVAKFRSGAWVTALLVPILILIMLAVKRHYTRVKAEMRDMTPLNLTHLEPPIVVIPMARWDRITEKALRFGLVLSKEIKVVHVDCDEGEESLCTIWDEKILTPLRQEKMAEPELVELTSTYRQIITPLMEFILEIEQANPTRKIAVLLPELVVKHWWENLLHNQRVQLLKLLLLLKGKQRIVVVNIPWYL, encoded by the coding sequence ATGGCCATAACTGACGTTTTATTGGGCAAGCCCCTTGCTACAAGTGAAGAGCGTGCCGAGCATATCGGCGTAGCTGCTGGAATTCCGATCTTTGGTTTAGACGCATTAACTTCGGCGGCGTATGGGCCAGAGCAGGCACTGTACCTCCTGATCCCATTGGGAATGTATGGGATCAAGTACCTGCTGCCGATCATTGTTTCGATTCTGATTCTGCTGGTAATCGTCTTCTTCAGCTATCGGCAGACGATCGCGGCGTATCCGAGCGGGGGTGGCTCGTATACGGTCGCCAGTGAGAATCTGGGCATGGGCGCAGGATTGCTGGCGGCTGCTGCGCTGATGATCGACTACATTCTGACCGCGGCGGTGGGCATTTCTGCCGGTGTGACGGCGTTGACCTCAGCGGTAGAGGGGCTACAGCGATACCAGTTGGAGATTTGCCTGGTGATCCTGGCGATCCTGGTGGTGGTGAACCTGCGCGGCGTGAAGGACACGGGCGCGGCGTTTATTCTGCCGACGTTCCTGTTTATCGGTACCTTGCTGACGCTGATCGGGGTAGGGGTATTCAAGACGTTTGCGGCGGGTGGGCATCCGGTAGCTGTCGCGGTGATGCCTACGGCGCTGCCGCAGACGGTGAAGTATCTGGGCATCTGGATGCTGATGAAGGCGTTCTCGAGCGGCTGCGCGGCGATGACGGGTGTCGAAGCGGTGTCGAACGGCGTGATGGCGTTCGGCGAGCCGCGCGCGAAGAAGGCACAGTACACGCTGACGGTGATCATCGCGATTCTGATTGTGCTGCTGTATGGGACGGCGTGGCTGACGAAGCACTATCAGATTATGGCGATGGACCCCGACCAGGCGCATTACCAGAGTCTATTGAGCTTGCTGGTGGCGGCGGTCTTCGGGCGTGGGTGGTTCTACTTCGTGACGATGGGGAGCGTGCTGCTGGCGCTTGCATTGAGCGCCAATACTGCCTTCGCGGACTTTCCGCGATTGACGCGGGCGATTGCGATGCACGACTACCTGCCGCATGTGTTCATCCTGAGGGGGCGGCGGCTGTTGTTCTCGCATGGCGTGTATGCGCTGACGGGGTTTACGGCGGTCATCCTGATCCTGTTCCGTGGCGTAACGGATCGGTTGATTCCGCTGTATGCGATTGGAGCGTTCCTGGCGTTTACGCTGTCGCAGGCGGGCATGGTGGTGCACTGGAAGAAGCAGGAGGGAGACCACGAGGGCCGCGGCTGGCACATGTTTGTCAACGGCGTTGGCGCGGTCGCGACGGGGCTGACAACAATCATCGTGCTGGTGGCGAAGTTCCGGTCCGGGGCGTGGGTGACGGCGCTGCTGGTGCCGATCCTGATCCTGATTATGCTGGCGGTGAAGCGGCACTACACGCGTGTGAAGGCCGAGATGCGGGATATGACGCCGCTGAACCTGACGCATCTGGAGCCGCCGATTGTAGTGATCCCGATGGCGCGTTGGGACCGGATTACGGAGAAGGCACTGCGCTTCGGCCTGGTGCTCTCGAAGGAGATCAAGGTGGTGCATGTGGACTGCGACGAGGGCGAAGAGTCGCTGTGCACGATATGGGATGAGAAGATTTTGACGCCGCTCCGGCAGGAGAAGATGGCGGAGCCGGAGCTGGTGGAGCTGACCTCGACCTATCGGCAGATCATTACGCCGCTGATGGAGTTTATTCTCGAGATCGAGCAGGCGAATCCGACGCGGAAGATTGCGGTGCTGCTGCCGGAGCTGGTGGTGAAGCACTGGTGGGAGAACCTGCTGCACAACCAGCGAGTGCAGTTGCTGAAGCTGCTGTTGCTGCTGAAGGGTAAGCAGCGGATTGTGGTGGTGAATATTCCCTGGTATCTGTAA